One window of the Vigna radiata var. radiata cultivar VC1973A chromosome 1, Vradiata_ver6, whole genome shotgun sequence genome contains the following:
- the LOC106755813 gene encoding agglutinin-2-like: MAKTRTPFPLLMISFCFVFLVNNVKSDSLSFSFSKFEPGIQFDIGYLGDARAVDGAIQLTRRDGGSYGNPIIRKHSVGRAVYIPPVRLWDKSRGKLADFETVFSFVVDSAGSQIHADGLAFFILPFDADPSIPKNSSGGYLGLFTPETAFNTDKNQIVAIEFDSFENEWDPKPGAIAPHIGVEINSLKCVETIDWPINSVPEGSIGKASIRYDSETKVLSLAVGYGTQPPTVVELSKTIDLRGVLPEWVRIGFSGATGDSVETHDILSWTFASRI; encoded by the coding sequence ATGGCTAAAACACGAACTCCATTTCCCCTTCTCATGATTTCCTTCtgttttgtgtttcttgtaAACAACGTGAAGTCAGATTCACTTTCATTCAGCTTCTCGAAATTCGAGCCAGGAATACAGTTCGACATTGGTTACCTCGGCGATGCCCGTGCAGTAGACGGTGCAATACAATTGACTAGAAGAGACGGTGGATCATACGGCAATCCGATCATTCGCAAACACAGTGTTGGTCGTGCTGTTTACATTCCACCCGTCCGTCTCTGGGACAAAAGCAGGGGGAAACTTGCAGACTTCGAAACTGTGTTCTCCTTCGTCGTTGATTCCGCTGGGTCACAAATCCACGCTGATGGCCTCGCCTTCTTCATCTTACCATTCGATGCTGACCCGAGCATTCCCAAGAATTCATCTGGGGGATACCTCGGACTCTTCACTCCCGAAACTGCTTTCAACACCGACAAGAATCAGATTGTGGCGATTGAATTTGACAGCTTCGAAAATGAATGGGATCCCAAGCCTGGTGCCATTGCTCCGCATATTGGTGTGGAAATCAACAGTCTTAAGTGCGTGGAGACGATAGATTGGCCTATTAATTCGGTTCCTGAAGGTTCGATTGGAAAAGCTAGCATTAGATACGATTCGGAGACGAAAGTGTTGAGTTTGGCCGTTGGTTACGGTACTCAACCCCCCACTGTTGTTGAGCTGTCGAAAACAATTGATCTGAGGGGAGTTCTGCCGGAATGGGTGAGAATTGGGTTCTCTGGTGCCACCGGTGACAGCGTTGAGACCCATGACATTCTATCTTGGACATTCGCTTCACGTATCTAG